From the Acinetobacter wanghuae genome, one window contains:
- a CDS encoding GGDEF domain-containing protein, whose amino-acid sequence MKRISPMFRALVKQKVAKYLFEDDVVMNWSVLKKCILILVLGCAVHLSWLAWDIFVLFSPEYWQFVNVDIVRSQLFLNSLFFFILLFLIYPCYKYQNNRKVESFLPYLAVGIFVFSLCRDAYIVGVVSPVAMIAYVCLVTVGLVLFHRKLVYSMLIPASIFLSICGYLCFIGQLPYSPLFNIQNKFFYNGFWLLSMFYFIVPILAVCMMLFEILLSQWRHREKLIQHLSQIDPLTSLFNRRSINQCLDKLNDAQKNDYAVVLLDLDYFKRINDFYGHHKGDETLIKVSDVLNQQLRESDIVGRFGGEEFILILKNSSLEKAQQVAERCRSAIQQLKILSDEGEIIHVTASFGIAISKPELRPQQLLSQADKALYYAKASGRNLVKCYTIALESNLHAKQVKAI is encoded by the coding sequence ATGAAGCGAATCTCGCCTATGTTTCGAGCGCTAGTGAAACAAAAAGTCGCGAAATATCTTTTTGAAGACGATGTCGTCATGAATTGGAGCGTCCTGAAAAAATGCATCCTGATCCTTGTTCTCGGCTGTGCTGTACATCTGAGTTGGTTGGCATGGGATATTTTTGTCTTATTCAGTCCCGAATATTGGCAGTTCGTCAATGTGGACATTGTTCGCTCACAATTGTTTTTAAATAGCCTGTTCTTTTTCATTTTATTATTTTTGATTTATCCCTGTTATAAATATCAAAACAATCGCAAGGTCGAAAGCTTCTTGCCTTATCTTGCGGTGGGTATCTTTGTTTTTTCACTGTGTCGTGATGCTTATATTGTGGGTGTGGTTAGCCCCGTGGCCATGATTGCTTACGTGTGCTTGGTCACTGTCGGTTTGGTCTTGTTCCACCGCAAGTTGGTCTACAGCATGCTGATTCCCGCCTCGATTTTTCTAAGCATCTGTGGTTATCTGTGTTTCATCGGTCAATTGCCTTATTCACCACTGTTTAATATTCAAAACAAGTTTTTCTACAATGGCTTTTGGTTGTTGTCGATGTTTTATTTCATCGTACCGATTTTGGCCGTTTGCATGATGTTGTTTGAAATTCTTCTGAGCCAATGGCGACATCGAGAAAAACTCATTCAGCATTTAAGTCAGATTGACCCGCTGACCAGTTTATTTAACCGACGTAGCATTAATCAGTGTTTGGACAAGTTAAATGATGCTCAAAAAAATGATTATGCTGTGGTATTACTCGATTTAGATTATTTCAAACGCATTAATGATTTCTACGGCCATCATAAGGGTGATGAAACGCTCATTAAAGTCAGTGACGTACTGAATCAACAATTACGTGAAAGTGATATTGTCGGACGTTTTGGGGGAGAGGAATTTATTTTAATTCTGAAAAACTCGAGTCTAGAGAAAGCGCAACAAGTGGCTGAACGTTGCCGTAGCGCGATTCAACAGCTTAAAATTTTAAGCGATGAAGGCGAGATCATTCACGTGACTGCCAGTTTTGGGATTGCAATCTCTAAGCCTGAGCTTCGCCCGCAACAATTGCTGAGCCAAGCCGATAAAGCCCTGTATTATGCCAAGGCATCGGGGCGAAATTTAGTCAAATGCTATACGATTGCGCTTGAGTCTAATCTGCATGCCAAACAGGTAAAAGCGATTTAA
- a CDS encoding alpha/beta hydrolase, with amino-acid sequence MNISPLTKQLMTERFLKTAIRAPSRFNLPPATVRMALEQLCKLFPKADNIEIRSLRLAGLKAEEIKPQQEATQLIFHIHGGAFFLGSMNTHRAFMTQIAARTQMQVLHVDYPLAPESMYPEALDALFDVYETLLNQGIKAKDIILSGDSCGANLALALALKIQKQQRPQPSGLILLSPFLDLTLSSPSLRYNNTHDALLSIETLEAGIDYYVPKSMDRSDPEISPFFADLSGLPPIHIQVGSKEILLDDAQRFKEKAEKAKVDVEFKIYTGMWHNFQMFSAWFNEAKQALADLSDFAHRLDKD; translated from the coding sequence ATGAATATCAGCCCACTGACTAAACAATTAATGACTGAGCGTTTTTTAAAGACCGCTATCCGCGCTCCAAGTCGCTTTAATTTACCCCCTGCCACTGTCCGTATGGCATTGGAACAGCTATGTAAACTCTTTCCAAAGGCTGACAATATTGAGATTCGCAGCTTAAGACTGGCGGGCTTAAAAGCAGAAGAAATCAAGCCGCAGCAAGAAGCGACCCAGTTAATTTTTCATATTCATGGCGGTGCATTCTTCCTCGGCTCAATGAATACGCATCGTGCTTTTATGACCCAAATTGCAGCGCGCACCCAAATGCAAGTGTTGCATGTTGACTATCCGCTTGCACCAGAGTCCATGTATCCAGAAGCGTTAGATGCTTTATTTGATGTCTATGAAACGCTGCTAAATCAAGGCATAAAAGCCAAAGATATTATTTTATCGGGCGATTCTTGCGGTGCAAATTTAGCGCTCGCTTTGGCATTAAAAATTCAAAAACAGCAGCGTCCTCAGCCGAGTGGTTTAATTCTGCTCTCGCCTTTTTTAGATCTGACCTTAAGCAGTCCCTCTTTACGATACAACAACACACATGATGCGTTGCTATCGATCGAAACCTTAGAAGCCGGCATAGATTATTATGTACCCAAATCAATGGATCGGAGCGATCCTGAAATATCACCCTTCTTTGCCGATTTAAGCGGCTTACCTCCGATTCATATTCAAGTCGGCTCAAAAGAGATCCTACTTGATGATGCTCAGCGCTTCAAAGAAAAAGCCGAAAAAGCCAAAGTCGATGTTGAGTTCAAAATTTATACCGGTATGTGGCATAACTTCCAAATGTTCAGTGCATGGTTTAATGAAGCCAAACAAGCCTTAGCGGATTTATCCGACTTTGCTCATCGTTTAGATAAAGACTAA